The Shewanella mangrovisoli genome has a window encoding:
- a CDS encoding ABC transporter ATP-binding protein — MSNVVSKNSAINVVNLEKSVTTQEGSLTILKCINLDVKQGESVAILGPSGSGKSTLLGLLAALDTPTSGEIWLDGQALSPLNEEQKAALRKQKVSFIFQSFMLVDTLTALENVMLPAELAGVKNAKEKAEAMLGRVGLSHRLTHLPKQLSGGEQQRVAIARAFICEPKVLFADEPTGNLDSVNGHKIADMLFELNQESHTTLILVTHDLQLAKRCQRQLVMDNGHLQEELASASSHSVNDSLELSAKEA; from the coding sequence ATGTCTAACGTCGTTTCAAAAAACAGTGCCATCAATGTTGTTAACCTCGAAAAATCGGTGACTACTCAGGAAGGTTCGCTCACTATCCTCAAGTGCATTAACTTAGATGTCAAGCAGGGGGAAAGTGTCGCGATATTAGGCCCCTCCGGTTCGGGCAAATCGACTCTGCTTGGCTTACTCGCCGCGCTTGATACCCCCACTTCGGGGGAGATTTGGCTCGATGGCCAAGCCCTATCCCCGCTCAATGAAGAACAGAAAGCCGCGCTGCGTAAACAGAAAGTGAGCTTTATTTTTCAGTCTTTTATGTTAGTTGATACCTTAACTGCCCTCGAAAATGTGATGCTGCCTGCCGAGCTTGCCGGGGTTAAAAATGCCAAGGAGAAGGCTGAGGCCATGTTGGGGCGCGTAGGGTTATCCCACCGTTTGACCCATTTACCTAAACAATTATCTGGCGGTGAGCAGCAAAGGGTGGCCATTGCCCGCGCCTTTATCTGTGAACCTAAGGTGCTTTTTGCCGACGAGCCAACCGGCAATTTGGACAGTGTTAACGGCCATAAAATTGCCGATATGTTGTTTGAGCTGAACCAAGAGAGCCACACCACGCTCATCCTCGTTACCCACGACTTGCAATTGGCGAAACGCTGCCAACGGCAACTGGTTATGGATAACGGCCACTTGCAGGAAGAGTTAGCTTCGGCCTCATCGCACAGCGTGAATGACAGCCTTGAATTAAGCGCCAAGGAGGCCTAA
- a CDS encoding virulence factor — MTKSLIKILSVLLLCSTANAFADEFADNLGLTLLPVEPPTQVNVSSSHTKPPLVIFLSGDGGWATLDKAVGGILQQQGWPVVGWSSLKYYWKQKDPKDVTQDTLAIIDKYQAEFGTQKVILIGYSFGAEVIPFVLNEMPARYRKNILGAVLLSPSQSSDFEIHVSEMVTSDNQSARYLTLPEVNKQTTVPMLCLYGKEDDAPLHLCPAVKQPNVTVMELSGGHSFDDDYDKVVKLIKGWLKSS; from the coding sequence ATGACGAAATCCTTAATCAAGATACTGAGCGTTTTACTTTTATGTTCAACTGCTAACGCCTTTGCCGATGAGTTTGCCGATAATCTGGGGCTAACCCTGTTACCTGTCGAACCGCCAACTCAGGTAAACGTTTCCTCATCCCATACCAAACCACCGTTGGTGATTTTTTTGAGTGGCGATGGCGGTTGGGCGACGCTTGATAAAGCCGTAGGAGGCATTTTACAGCAGCAGGGCTGGCCTGTGGTCGGCTGGAGCTCGCTGAAATACTATTGGAAACAAAAAGATCCTAAAGATGTCACCCAAGATACCTTAGCCATCATTGATAAATACCAGGCGGAATTTGGCACGCAAAAAGTGATTTTGATTGGTTATTCCTTTGGGGCCGAAGTTATCCCCTTTGTGCTCAATGAGATGCCCGCGCGGTATCGGAAAAATATCTTGGGCGCTGTGCTGCTCTCTCCTTCACAATCCTCTGATTTTGAAATCCATGTGAGCGAGATGGTCACCTCGGATAATCAATCGGCCCGTTACTTAACCTTGCCCGAAGTGAACAAACAAACCACTGTGCCTATGCTTTGCCTCTACGGAAAAGAGGACGATGCGCCGCTGCATTTATGCCCTGCGGTCAAGCAGCCCAATGTCACTGTGATGGAGTTAAGCGGTGGTCACAGTTTTGACGATGACTACGATAAAGTGGTCAAGTTGATAAAAGGTTGGCTAAAGTCAAGTTAG
- a CDS encoding ABC transporter permease, producing MELNLAWRLFKRELQQGQLLLIILAITLAVLSVSGLARVSERLQVAINGQATQFIAADRIIDSPVQIDASILAKADELGLKHVTNMQFNSMVYAGDKFQLVTVRAVESGYPLKGDIELKADNGQDVKAQGLPHADEVWFESRLGGLLGYPKTLELGNSEFHLSQEISRLPDAGFNPFASSPVVLMRIEDVAKTGVIQPGSRVTYLYQFAGEESALSAFENSVKPLLNNSQRWVDVQSGDSPIAGAVKRAERFLLLASLLGIALACAAIGIAAQRYCQRHYDVVAMLKTFGASSTQIRRLFGIHLLLVTLFGIVLGLIGGALLDLGINQLLPPEIAAYSPPLTRPLLLGISTGLISAFMFSAYPLMRLLAIPPLRVLQRQLEGLQLGMWLHLLLSLGAMALLGYLYSQSWALTLTVVAAVLLLGVLLSILGFVMIRLGHSVGMKTTNPLQLALAGLRRRARQNAVQLVGFSAALVLLLTILALRQDLLNEWQKQLPKNAPNYFLVNIAPDDAKPLNDFMAQKGIAATDIYPVIRGRLTQINGETLISNEQAEAGDKGRVGISRELNLTWRNSLPANNELVEGYFNQAANEVSVESGVAERLGLKLGDTLTYMIDNQELRVKVASIRAVHWETMQPNFFMIFTQEALAPFAYTSMASFYLDDKKPDVQWNDAPKNTVILELIQQFPTVSIIDVGAMVGQLRQIIEQVSLSLTLVLVLVLLASSLVLIAQTEAGMATRQRELAVLRTFGASGWLLRSATGLEFALLGGIAGVLAVIVAEFALYLLKTQVFELNVYMHWPWWGIAPVCGAMLVALLGVWRCRQLLNQSCAELLKAGA from the coding sequence ATGGAGCTTAATTTGGCATGGCGCCTGTTTAAGCGCGAGCTGCAACAGGGGCAGTTGTTATTGATTATCCTCGCCATTACCTTGGCGGTGCTGTCGGTTAGCGGTCTTGCGCGGGTCAGTGAGCGCTTGCAAGTCGCAATAAACGGGCAAGCGACCCAGTTTATCGCCGCCGATCGCATTATCGACTCTCCCGTTCAAATTGACGCCAGCATTCTGGCCAAGGCCGATGAGCTTGGTCTTAAGCATGTGACCAATATGCAATTTAACTCCATGGTGTATGCGGGGGATAAGTTTCAGTTAGTCACGGTGCGGGCGGTTGAGTCTGGTTATCCACTTAAGGGAGACATCGAACTTAAAGCGGACAATGGACAAGATGTCAAAGCCCAAGGCTTGCCCCACGCCGATGAGGTGTGGTTCGAGAGTCGCTTAGGAGGACTCTTGGGATACCCGAAAACATTGGAATTGGGCAACAGTGAGTTTCATTTAAGTCAAGAAATCAGCCGCTTACCCGATGCGGGTTTTAATCCGTTTGCTTCTTCCCCCGTGGTGTTAATGCGGATAGAAGATGTCGCCAAGACAGGGGTTATTCAACCCGGCAGCCGAGTGACCTATCTGTATCAGTTTGCGGGTGAAGAAAGCGCCTTAAGCGCCTTTGAAAATAGCGTTAAACCGCTGCTGAATAATTCCCAGCGCTGGGTCGATGTGCAGTCTGGCGACTCACCGATAGCGGGCGCGGTTAAGCGGGCAGAGCGCTTTTTACTGCTGGCAAGCTTGCTCGGTATTGCGCTTGCCTGCGCCGCGATTGGGATTGCCGCCCAGCGTTACTGTCAACGTCATTATGATGTGGTGGCTATGCTTAAAACCTTTGGCGCCTCATCAACACAAATTCGTCGACTATTCGGCATCCATTTGCTGCTGGTGACGCTCTTCGGCATTGTGCTGGGGTTAATCGGCGGGGCACTGCTGGATTTAGGCATTAATCAACTGTTACCCCCTGAAATCGCTGCCTATTCGCCACCGTTGACGCGGCCGCTACTGCTTGGGATCAGCACTGGGCTTATCAGCGCCTTTATGTTTTCGGCCTATCCTTTGATGCGCCTGTTGGCGATTCCGCCGCTGCGGGTATTACAAAGGCAACTTGAAGGCTTGCAGCTCGGCATGTGGCTGCATTTACTCTTAAGTTTAGGGGCGATGGCACTGTTGGGATATTTGTATTCCCAAAGCTGGGCGCTGACACTGACTGTGGTTGCGGCTGTGCTGTTACTCGGCGTATTGCTCAGTATTTTAGGCTTTGTGATGATCCGCCTTGGTCACAGTGTCGGCATGAAAACCACCAATCCCTTGCAACTGGCACTGGCGGGTTTACGACGCCGCGCGCGGCAAAATGCGGTGCAACTGGTGGGATTTAGTGCGGCCTTGGTATTGCTACTGACCATTTTGGCCCTAAGGCAAGATTTACTGAATGAGTGGCAAAAACAGCTGCCCAAGAATGCACCTAACTATTTCTTGGTCAATATCGCCCCCGATGATGCTAAGCCATTAAATGACTTTATGGCACAAAAGGGCATAGCAGCGACGGATATCTATCCCGTGATTCGCGGCCGCTTGACTCAAATCAATGGTGAAACCTTGATCTCCAACGAGCAGGCCGAAGCGGGGGATAAAGGACGAGTCGGGATCTCCCGAGAGCTTAATCTCACTTGGCGCAATAGCTTACCCGCCAACAATGAGTTAGTTGAAGGGTATTTTAATCAGGCGGCGAATGAGGTTTCTGTCGAGTCAGGTGTTGCCGAGCGTTTAGGGCTAAAGCTGGGCGATACGCTGACTTACATGATTGATAACCAAGAGCTTAGGGTTAAAGTCGCCAGTATCCGTGCTGTGCACTGGGAAACCATGCAGCCAAACTTCTTTATGATCTTCACTCAAGAAGCGCTGGCGCCCTTTGCCTATACCTCGATGGCAAGCTTCTACCTCGATGACAAAAAGCCGGATGTGCAATGGAATGATGCACCAAAGAACACAGTAATCCTCGAACTTATCCAGCAGTTCCCAACGGTGTCGATTATCGATGTCGGCGCCATGGTGGGGCAATTGCGACAAATTATTGAGCAGGTGTCCCTGTCGCTGACGTTGGTCTTGGTCCTCGTTTTACTGGCCAGTTCTTTAGTGCTTATCGCGCAAACCGAGGCGGGAATGGCCACGCGCCAGCGTGAACTCGCGGTGCTGCGCACCTTTGGCGCCTCGGGTTGGTTATTGCGTAGCGCCACTGGGCTTGAATTTGCGTTACTGGGGGGCATCGCTGGGGTGCTTGCAGTGATAGTGGCGGAATTTGCGCTGTATCTGTTAAAGACCCAAGTGTTTGAACTTAATGTGTATATGCACTGGCCCTGGTGGGGGATTGCTCCCGTCTGCGGCGCCATGTTAGTCGCGCTGCTGGGTGTTTGGCGCTGCCGCCAATTACTCAATCAATCCTGCGCCGAATTATTAAAGGCGGGCGCTTAA
- a CDS encoding DUF3083 family protein, producing the protein MSLSHQQKVYIPKEARTNQYITAEIKVTDELLAQYPDYHSCYQTLSRIIFNLAEQHDLRNVHVITNDKLPVVRYHTEAYCFQTAEQILFFYNPAYHEAQNLFTEDNYRARKLRIVFLATGDEIRSNSANFHTRVRELLNELMPKLPIKDLKVKIRDHQHLSYDLFAKSKGNKETYGYKLRAIAPRYKARKCDLPENVSSLTYVTVSLPLSRKLKQGLLPDSATDFSPLYQHLEDNFLKAAANKQLTRLAMIANGLTPLVRNSKFEKLDSKAEVQMIGFDPNATEQQVIRRWDADNLVEAAHFTIVAGAKDCDDSGYGRFMNNVEAALKTFAAEIGLDPEREDLVVRFHQHISYQL; encoded by the coding sequence ATGTCCCTTAGCCATCAGCAAAAAGTGTACATACCCAAGGAAGCTCGTACCAACCAGTACATCACCGCCGAAATTAAAGTCACGGATGAATTACTGGCGCAATACCCCGATTACCATAGCTGTTATCAAACCTTAAGCCGCATTATTTTTAACTTGGCAGAACAACACGATCTCCGTAACGTTCATGTGATCACTAACGATAAACTGCCAGTCGTGCGTTACCACACCGAAGCCTATTGTTTCCAAACCGCTGAACAAATTCTGTTTTTTTACAATCCCGCCTATCACGAGGCACAAAACCTGTTCACCGAGGACAACTACCGCGCCCGCAAACTGCGTATTGTGTTTTTAGCGACTGGCGATGAGATCCGCAGCAACTCGGCCAATTTCCATACCCGAGTACGAGAACTCCTAAACGAATTAATGCCTAAGCTGCCGATTAAAGATCTTAAGGTGAAGATCCGCGACCACCAGCATTTATCCTATGATTTATTTGCTAAATCAAAAGGTAATAAAGAAACCTACGGCTATAAACTCAGAGCGATTGCACCAAGATACAAGGCCAGAAAATGTGACCTGCCGGAAAATGTCAGCTCACTCACCTATGTCACCGTCAGCCTGCCGCTGAGTCGCAAACTCAAACAAGGTTTACTACCCGACTCTGCAACGGACTTTAGCCCGTTATATCAACATCTTGAAGATAACTTCCTCAAGGCGGCTGCCAATAAGCAATTAACGCGATTGGCGATGATCGCCAACGGCCTAACCCCCTTAGTGCGTAACAGTAAGTTTGAGAAACTCGACAGCAAGGCCGAAGTACAAATGATCGGTTTTGACCCGAACGCAACCGAGCAACAAGTTATCCGCCGCTGGGATGCCGATAACTTAGTCGAAGCCGCGCATTTTACTATCGTCGCGGGTGCAAAAGATTGTGATGACTCCGGCTATGGCCGTTTTATGAATAACGTCGAAGCCGCGCTGAAAACCTTTGCCGCCGAGATTGGGCTAGATCCAGAGCGAGAAGATCTCGTGGTGCGCTTCCATCAGCACATTAGCTACCAGCTCTAA
- a CDS encoding SO2930 family diheme c-type cytochrome: protein MFNKTTHTLAKKGVKATPRHLWPSNSHRNKTQLKANWLMPTGVALLMAFNLTGCFSDDDPAPEVVTPPVVQPPETGPTFPEGAIKILPGDNLTTRIQEALINAQSGAVIVLPKGTFNIDSTLLFDGDVDGDGSYAKNVTIMGYGMKDTILNFAQANSGDGIFVQNALNITIQDLSVNEAKNNGIKLKNTNGIILRRVGAVWEGELDKDNGAYGLYPVECENILIEDSYVRGSADAGIYVGQSQYIVVRRNIAKENVAGIEVENSKYADVYDNEAMGNTGGILVFDLPINNHRYGSSVRIFNNKVYDNNTPNFANASANPAGVHIVPPGTGVIVLSTADVEIFNNEITHHDTLGVTVSSFFIAEPDMTSFVGNYGQPGQAIEDGWRPVPRNIYLHDNVITDYGSKPKGYLIQDIIRAYVISHGTLPGVLYDGLGEMLANNGTAAYLGLKEAPFAADGSDNVCASDNGDVSYGRLYANSNTDISIADVQYEKTQNNLLKCTQVSLPVHTVTFAGQVFGCGVDDNTAGCDGGVLVGGGGTIGEGEGGLVGDGDQSLCQATGSNVSWDALLKANCPKLSDYNLFSDAKNPTAGPNSGGVPYDLNTQLFTDYASKYRFVYLPSGQKASYSENEAFDFPVGSVIVKSFALPSDTSKRGISNESLIETRLLIHRPTGWSALPYVWNADKTDATLAKAGAISSQTLSHKGESLTFNYMVPSMNQCKQCHQFKADDNSNAVFVPIGPKARHLNRNYSYQDGTMNQLLKWESLGILQGLPNLSQVPQVPAYHDGDEATVASLSDTALMQTAKGYLDINCAHCHRPEGNASNTGLKLEYWRGYSDDAGFSHGTCKSPVAYGGGNLGFDVVPGNAAESIMHFRMQSTTPGDRMPEIGRSLSHDEGVALISEWIKRLPAASCSH, encoded by the coding sequence ATGTTCAACAAGACGACACACACACTGGCGAAGAAGGGCGTAAAGGCGACACCACGCCACCTTTGGCCGAGTAACTCCCATAGGAATAAAACTCAACTTAAGGCGAATTGGCTGATGCCAACTGGGGTCGCCCTACTGATGGCTTTTAATCTCACGGGGTGTTTTTCTGACGATGATCCAGCACCAGAGGTAGTGACACCGCCCGTGGTTCAGCCCCCTGAAACGGGCCCCACCTTCCCCGAAGGCGCCATCAAGATCCTGCCGGGGGATAATCTCACTACCCGAATTCAAGAAGCCTTAATCAACGCCCAAAGTGGCGCAGTGATTGTGCTGCCAAAGGGCACCTTTAATATCGACTCGACATTACTGTTTGATGGCGACGTGGATGGGGATGGCAGTTATGCCAAAAACGTCACTATCATGGGCTACGGAATGAAGGACACTATCCTCAATTTCGCCCAAGCCAACTCAGGGGATGGGATTTTCGTGCAGAATGCGCTGAACATTACCATTCAAGATCTGTCGGTCAATGAGGCCAAAAACAACGGTATCAAGCTTAAAAACACCAATGGCATCATACTGCGCCGCGTGGGGGCGGTGTGGGAAGGTGAGCTCGACAAAGATAACGGCGCCTATGGTCTGTATCCCGTTGAGTGTGAAAACATTTTGATTGAAGACAGCTATGTCCGCGGCAGTGCCGATGCGGGCATTTATGTGGGCCAATCCCAATATATTGTGGTGCGCCGCAATATTGCCAAGGAAAACGTTGCCGGGATTGAAGTCGAAAACTCTAAGTATGCCGATGTGTATGACAACGAAGCTATGGGCAACACCGGCGGGATTTTAGTGTTCGACTTGCCGATCAACAACCACAGATACGGCTCTAGCGTTCGGATTTTCAACAACAAAGTGTATGACAACAACACGCCTAACTTCGCCAACGCCTCGGCCAACCCCGCAGGGGTGCATATAGTGCCGCCGGGGACTGGGGTGATTGTGCTGTCTACCGCCGATGTGGAAATCTTTAATAACGAAATTACCCACCACGATACCTTAGGGGTGACTGTCAGTAGCTTCTTTATTGCAGAACCCGATATGACCTCCTTTGTCGGCAACTATGGTCAACCAGGTCAAGCCATTGAAGACGGCTGGCGCCCAGTGCCGCGCAATATTTACTTGCACGACAACGTAATTACCGACTATGGCAGCAAACCTAAAGGTTATTTAATTCAAGATATTATCCGTGCTTACGTTATCAGTCACGGTACCTTGCCCGGCGTACTCTACGACGGCTTAGGGGAAATGCTTGCCAATAACGGCACCGCCGCTTACCTAGGTTTGAAAGAGGCGCCCTTTGCCGCTGATGGCAGCGATAACGTCTGCGCCAGTGATAACGGTGATGTGTCCTACGGCAGACTCTATGCCAACAGCAACACCGACATCAGCATCGCCGATGTGCAATACGAGAAGACCCAGAACAACCTGCTGAAATGTACCCAAGTGAGCCTACCCGTTCACACCGTCACCTTCGCGGGCCAAGTGTTTGGCTGCGGGGTTGACGATAATACCGCGGGTTGTGATGGCGGCGTGCTCGTTGGCGGCGGTGGCACTATCGGTGAAGGCGAAGGTGGTTTAGTGGGTGATGGTGACCAAAGTCTTTGTCAGGCGACGGGTTCAAACGTCAGTTGGGATGCACTGCTAAAAGCAAACTGCCCTAAACTGTCGGATTACAACCTGTTTAGCGATGCTAAAAACCCCACGGCAGGGCCCAATTCGGGCGGTGTCCCTTACGATCTTAACACTCAGCTCTTTACCGACTACGCCAGTAAATACCGCTTTGTGTATTTGCCTTCGGGACAAAAAGCCAGTTACTCCGAAAACGAAGCGTTTGATTTCCCTGTGGGTAGCGTTATCGTCAAATCCTTTGCCTTACCAAGCGACACCAGTAAACGCGGGATCAGCAACGAGAGTTTGATTGAAACCCGTTTGCTGATCCATCGTCCAACTGGTTGGAGCGCCCTGCCCTATGTGTGGAATGCCGACAAGACAGATGCGACGCTGGCGAAAGCCGGTGCAATTAGCAGCCAAACCTTAAGCCATAAAGGGGAAAGCCTCACCTTTAACTACATGGTCCCGAGCATGAACCAATGTAAGCAATGTCACCAGTTTAAGGCCGATGACAACAGCAACGCCGTGTTTGTGCCTATTGGTCCTAAGGCGCGCCATTTGAACCGCAATTACAGCTATCAAGATGGCACCATGAACCAACTACTGAAATGGGAAAGCCTAGGTATTTTGCAGGGATTACCAAACCTGAGCCAAGTACCACAAGTGCCCGCCTACCACGATGGTGATGAAGCCACAGTCGCAAGCTTAAGCGATACCGCATTAATGCAAACGGCTAAGGGTTATCTCGACATCAACTGTGCCCATTGCCATAGACCCGAGGGCAACGCCTCTAACACCGGCCTCAAACTCGAGTACTGGCGTGGCTACAGCGATGATGCGGGTTTCTCCCACGGTACCTGTAAATCGCCAGTCGCCTATGGCGGTGGAAACTTAGGTTTTGACGTAGTACCTGGCAATGCCGCTGAGTCCATCATGCACTTTAGAATGCAAAGCACGACCCCGGGCGATCGTATGCCTGAAATTGGTCGCAGCTTATCCCATGATGAAGGCGTGGCGCTGATCAGCGAATGGATTAAACGCCTGCCTGCGGCAAGCTGCTCGCACTAG
- the mprF gene encoding bifunctional lysylphosphatidylglycerol flippase/synthetase MprF — protein sequence MGRRIRVIISLLIFTVSLLLLYNLEQDYQLNDILAEVKLFSFSQLALAIALTVTSYLILTLYDYLAIKQLGSSLSYQKVAPVSFLAFTFSNTIGFSLLTGTSIRYKFYSELGLSGNQITQIVLACSVTFFLGLFFICGIALINLPAQQLADLPLPAWLFSLSRVFGVLMLLCVVGYFLFSLRRKKPIYFRGFEFAPPALSQSLKQFVVSTLDWLVVGTLFYSLLPAVDGLSYLQVLSIFFVANAIGVLAHVPGGIGVFESVVTVTLSQYLPVEQILGSVIVYRVIYYIVPFMLALIYFVAGLVLNNKDKLSKINIDLHIVRKLLPSLLSISVFTVGLVLLLSVVNPSIVHKYHWLGEIVPLPIIELSSLILSASGILLLLLSHGLFKRYQKAFVLTQKLLLVAIVFIVLKGAEWQISLALGLIYLLMLPCEQVFYRQGSIVGVKYSFGWLLSLAAALFLMVWVLFFAYQDVDYDHSLWLTFSQDSHVSRALRGGAIALVILLGFAIRYVLAVRKPHTSRLDSSALSCAMEIVADAPSSHGYLALVQDKSLLFNEDKDAFLMYARAGHCWVVMGDPIGNPDKFDDLLWQFRELCDAYDGWPVFYQVTQKYLPHFLEQGLSLYKLGEEAIVSLAEFELQSSKYRSLRQSHAKALREGLSFKVADASEVQNLLPTLEAISTSWLKAKQGREKGFSVGYFSAAYLCATPMALVYLNGELVAFSNVWASAAKMEFSVDLMRYLPNLSGSNIMDFLFTELLLWGKQQGYQQFNLGMAPMSGLTDRALVPFWTKLAKTVYKKGNKFYNFQGLRRYKDKFNPRWEAKYLICYGGLSLPVVVGSLVTLTSRGATGVFKK from the coding sequence ATGGGGAGACGCATTCGGGTGATTATTAGCTTATTAATATTCACAGTCTCGTTATTGCTTTTGTATAACCTTGAGCAGGATTATCAATTAAATGATATTTTGGCTGAGGTTAAATTATTTTCATTTTCACAGCTGGCGCTTGCCATTGCACTGACAGTGACAAGTTACTTAATCTTAACCTTGTATGATTATCTTGCGATTAAACAACTTGGCTCATCATTAAGCTATCAAAAGGTCGCTCCCGTTTCATTTTTAGCCTTTACCTTTTCCAATACCATAGGGTTTTCATTACTCACAGGCACTTCGATACGCTATAAGTTTTATTCAGAGTTAGGGCTAAGCGGTAATCAGATTACTCAAATAGTGCTCGCCTGCTCGGTGACTTTTTTCCTCGGGTTATTCTTTATTTGTGGTATCGCGCTGATTAACCTCCCGGCGCAGCAATTGGCTGATTTGCCATTGCCAGCTTGGCTATTTTCCTTAAGCCGCGTGTTTGGTGTTCTGATGCTGCTCTGTGTCGTAGGGTATTTTCTGTTTAGTCTGCGGCGTAAAAAACCGATTTATTTTCGAGGGTTTGAGTTTGCGCCTCCCGCACTGTCTCAGTCGTTGAAGCAGTTTGTGGTCTCGACACTCGATTGGTTAGTGGTGGGAACATTATTCTATTCCCTGCTGCCTGCGGTAGATGGGTTAAGTTACCTTCAAGTGCTCAGTATTTTCTTTGTGGCGAATGCCATCGGGGTGCTTGCTCATGTGCCTGGAGGGATTGGTGTTTTTGAATCTGTAGTAACAGTGACCCTATCCCAGTATTTACCCGTTGAGCAAATACTGGGCTCGGTGATTGTGTATCGGGTCATTTATTATATTGTGCCTTTTATGCTGGCCCTGATTTATTTTGTGGCGGGCTTGGTATTAAATAACAAGGATAAATTATCTAAGATAAATATTGATTTACATATTGTCAGGAAGTTATTGCCATCACTATTAAGCATTAGTGTGTTTACCGTCGGTTTAGTTTTATTGCTGTCAGTGGTTAACCCTTCCATTGTGCATAAATATCATTGGTTAGGGGAGATAGTGCCGCTGCCGATTATCGAATTGTCGAGCTTAATATTGAGTGCCAGTGGTATTTTGCTACTGTTATTATCCCATGGCTTGTTTAAGCGTTATCAAAAAGCCTTTGTACTCACCCAAAAGTTGTTATTAGTGGCCATTGTTTTTATTGTGCTTAAGGGCGCTGAGTGGCAGATTTCCCTGGCGCTCGGTCTTATCTATTTATTAATGCTGCCCTGTGAACAGGTGTTTTATCGCCAAGGTTCGATTGTGGGCGTTAAATATTCCTTCGGCTGGTTATTGTCCCTCGCCGCAGCATTGTTTTTAATGGTGTGGGTGTTGTTTTTTGCCTACCAAGATGTGGATTATGACCATTCTCTTTGGTTAACCTTCTCGCAGGATAGCCATGTGTCCCGTGCGTTACGGGGTGGTGCGATAGCCTTAGTAATTCTGCTCGGTTTTGCCATTCGCTATGTGCTCGCGGTGCGAAAACCCCATACCAGTCGCCTAGATAGTTCAGCCTTAAGTTGTGCCATGGAAATTGTTGCCGATGCGCCGAGTAGCCATGGTTATCTCGCCTTAGTACAAGATAAATCGTTGTTATTTAATGAAGATAAAGATGCCTTTTTAATGTATGCCCGCGCCGGACATTGCTGGGTGGTGATGGGCGATCCTATCGGTAATCCAGATAAATTTGATGATCTCCTGTGGCAGTTTCGCGAGCTGTGTGACGCCTACGATGGCTGGCCAGTGTTTTATCAAGTGACGCAAAAGTATTTACCCCACTTTTTAGAGCAAGGGTTGAGCCTGTATAAACTCGGCGAGGAGGCCATAGTGTCCTTGGCGGAATTTGAGTTGCAGTCGAGCAAGTATCGCAGTTTGCGACAGAGCCATGCCAAGGCATTAAGGGAAGGCTTGAGCTTTAAGGTGGCCGATGCCAGTGAGGTGCAGAATCTATTGCCAACCTTAGAGGCTATTTCAACCAGTTGGCTTAAGGCCAAACAGGGGCGAGAAAAGGGGTTTTCGGTTGGTTATTTCTCCGCCGCTTACCTGTGCGCCACGCCAATGGCCTTAGTGTATTTGAACGGCGAGCTGGTGGCTTTTTCCAATGTGTGGGCCAGTGCCGCCAAAATGGAGTTCTCCGTTGATTTGATGCGTTATCTGCCGAATTTATCGGGCAGCAACATAATGGACTTTTTGTTTACTGAGCTGCTGCTTTGGGGCAAACAGCAAGGATATCAGCAGTTTAATCTTGGCATGGCGCCCATGTCAGGATTAACCGATAGAGCCTTGGTGCCGTTTTGGACCAAGCTTGCCAAAACGGTTTATAAGAAGGGGAATAAATTTTACAACTTTCAGGGGCTTAGGAGGTATAAGGATAAGTTTAATCCAAGGTGGGAAGCTAAGTATTTGATTTGTTATGGCGGGCTCTCTTTGCCCGTAGTGGTGGGCAGTCTGGTGACCTTAACGAGTCGTGGTGCAACTGGCGTATTTAAAAAGTAG
- a CDS encoding arylesterase, producing the protein MAKAVSACILLSLFITTPVQAAKVLILGDSLGASYGMSEQVGWVALLQKNLPEHEFTNGSVSGETTAGGLRRLPALLDSVAPDLVVVELGGNDGLRGFPPTQLKNNLIQIITLAKNSGAKVLLTEIMVPPNYGPRYTQKFTQVYQEIAKDEEIALIPFFMQDIAPHPELMQRDGIHPNEKAQEKIATWMQPWIEKALTQ; encoded by the coding sequence ATGGCAAAGGCCGTGAGCGCCTGCATCCTGTTAAGTCTGTTTATAACCACGCCAGTTCAGGCGGCGAAAGTATTGATCCTCGGCGATAGCTTAGGTGCCAGCTATGGCATGTCGGAACAAGTAGGCTGGGTGGCGCTGCTGCAAAAAAATTTACCCGAGCATGAATTTACCAATGGTTCGGTGAGCGGTGAAACCACAGCGGGCGGATTGCGTCGTTTGCCTGCGCTGCTCGATTCGGTTGCCCCCGATTTAGTGGTGGTCGAACTCGGTGGTAACGATGGTTTACGCGGATTCCCCCCGACGCAACTCAAAAATAACCTAATCCAAATCATTACCCTAGCGAAAAATAGCGGCGCTAAAGTGCTACTGACCGAAATCATGGTACCGCCTAACTATGGCCCTCGCTATACCCAAAAGTTCACCCAAGTGTATCAAGAGATTGCTAAAGACGAGGAGATTGCATTAATCCCCTTCTTTATGCAGGACATTGCCCCCCACCCTGAGTTGATGCAAAGGGACGGAATTCATCCCAATGAAAAGGCCCAAGAGAAAATAGCCACTTGGATGCAACCTTGGATTGAAAAAGCACTAACTCAATAA